From Curtobacterium sp. MCBA15_012:
CCGCCGCACGCTTCAAGCGCACGACGACGACCCGCAACACGAACACGCTCCGGAAGCTCCTGTGAGCCCCGGGCGCTCGGTCAGGCCTGGGCGGGCTGCCCGTTGCTCGCCGTGGTCCCACCGTCGACGGGGAGCACCGCGCCGGTGATGTAGCTCGCGGCGTCGCTCGCCAGGAACAGGATCGCGGCGGCGACCTCCTCGGAGCGACCGCCACGGCCGAGGGACACCCGCTCGGCGAAGGCGTGCTGGAGTTCCTCGTCCTCGGCCTGCTGCTGCGTCATGTCGGTCCAGATCAGCCCCGGTGCGACCGCGTTGACCCGCACGCCGAAGTGGCCGTTGTCGAGTGCCGCCGCCTTCGTGAAGTTCGTGACCCCGCCCTTCGCAGCGTTGTACGGGCTCATCCGCCAGTCGGCACCCATGCCGGACACCGACGACGTGTTGACGACGGATCCCTTGGTCTCGCGGAGGAACGGCAGTGCCGCCCGGGTGCCGTAGAAGACGCTCGACAGGTCGGTGTCGATGACGCGCCGCCACTCCTCCGGGGCGATGTCGGTGATGTCCCCCGAGGTGAACGTGCCGGCGTTGTTCACCAGGACGTCGACCCGGTCCCACCGGTCCACGGCGTCGGCGACGATCGTCTCCCACGCTGCCGGATCGGCGACGTCGGCGCGCAACGGCACCGCGCGCCCGGTCGGCAGGCTGTCCGCGACGGCCCGGACCTTGTCCTCGACGCTGTCCACGAGGAGCACGACGGCTCCCTCGTCGACGAACGCCCGTGCCGTGGCCTCACCGATGCCGGAACCGGCTCCCGTGACGATCGCCATCTTGCCCTCGAACCGCTTGTCCATGGTCGTCTCCTCTCGCTGCACGATGCATGCCGCAGGAGTCGCCATCGGCCCGGGGGCACGAGGGACCACGGTGCCCGCCGGCAGCTGGACGCCCGTGGAGGTCGAGCGGACGCCGACCGACGACCGCCCCCGCCGGACGCCACCACGAGCGGAGGCGCGGCGCGGGACCACCCGCACCGCGCCTCCAGGCAGGGCCGTCAGGCCGTCAGGCCGTCAGGCCGTCAGGCCGTCAGGCCGTCGTCTCGTCGACGTCGAACATCCGGTCCAGCGAGATCGTCGGGATCGACGCCGTGATGACGGACCCGTCCGCGCGCAGCGTGCCCTGGATGTCGCTCGTGGTGGGTGCGTGGCCGGACATCCGCGGGCCGTGGTGCGGCAGCGGCACGACGGTCGGCTCCCCCGGCAGCACGTCCCACTGCTGGTTGTGCACCCACGCGGTGAAGCCGTCGCCGGTCTCGACCGTGAACGTCATCG
This genomic window contains:
- a CDS encoding SDR family NAD(P)-dependent oxidoreductase, which codes for MDKRFEGKMAIVTGAGSGIGEATARAFVDEGAVVLLVDSVEDKVRAVADSLPTGRAVPLRADVADPAAWETIVADAVDRWDRVDVLVNNAGTFTSGDITDIAPEEWRRVIDTDLSSVFYGTRAALPFLRETKGSVVNTSSVSGMGADWRMSPYNAAKGGVTNFTKAAALDNGHFGVRVNAVAPGLIWTDMTQQQAEDEELQHAFAERVSLGRGGRSEEVAAAILFLASDAASYITGAVLPVDGGTTASNGQPAQA